TCTGTGGAGCACGCCTGCTGCAGCAATGGGCGGTCGACATGTACATCAAGATTGAGAGTTGTCGGTTGAGGTGGTATAGGAAGAACCAGACGCAGATTCGTGCTGACTTGTATAAAGGAGTTGTTGATGCGATCACATCGGGGGAGACGAGAGCAAGCGCTGTTGGCACCCGAATAGTTCTCCCTGGAACATACCCTGGTGGCGACCGCGACATGAAGAAGAGGCATATGGATGCCATGGAAATTGTCCATACATACGGGAAGCCTGACATCTTCTTGACCATGACTTGCAACCCTAAATGGGAAGAGATAACAAATGAGTTGCTTCCTGGTCAGACGGCGCAAGACCGACCTGATATTGTGGCTCGCGTGTTCTACGGCAAACTAGAGGCTATGAAATACATGTTGTTCAAGAAGCATATCCTGGGTGTTGTGGTCGCTTACGTTTACGTAGTCGAGTTCCAGAAGAGGGGCCTCCCCCATGCACATTTTCTGTTGATCATGGATTCAACATATAAGCTTGTCGTCCCGGAGCAGTATGACCGACTAATTTCCGCAAAGCTCCCAAACAAGCAGAAGTATCCGAATTGCATGCATTGGTGGTAAAACATATGATGCACGGACCCTGCGGTGCTCTCAACCCGAAGAATGTTTGCATGCAAGATAACGAATGTAAGTGCAGATACCCACGCCCGTTCAATGAGAACACAGCACAAGGAAAGGACTCATACCCAGTTTATCGGCGTAGAGACGATGGAAGCTGTGCTAAGGTCCGAGGGAAAATGTTGGACAACAGATGGGTTGTGCCTTATAATCCTTACCTTCTGCGGATGTTCAATTGCCACATCAACGTTGAGGTCTGCTCTAGCATAAAGGCCGTCAAATATCTTTACAAGTACATTTACAAGGGCCATGATAAGGCTTCTTTCAGCATCGACCAGCCCGATGCCGATGGTAACATCGATGAGATCAAGAGATACGTTGACGCAAGGTGGGTCACCCCTCCGGAGGCTATGTGGAGGATATTTGGCTTCCCACTTTGCGCCAATTACCCGCTTGTCTTGCAGTTGCCTCTTCATCTCCCAAATATGCACAGGGTTGCATTCAATGCACAGGCTGACTTGAAAAATGTTGTCGCCTCCGAAAATGCTTCAAAATCCATGTTAACGGAGTATTTCAAGGCTAACCAGGAACACCCTCGGGCTAGGCATATATTGTACAAGGATTTTCCCGGAAGCTTCACGTGGCAGAAGAAAAAGAAGTTTTGGAAGCCTAGGGTCGAGCGTTTTCAAATAGGTCGCATCGTGTCTGCCAATCCTGCCGAGGGGGAGCGATACTACCTGCGTGTGTTGCTAAACCATGTTACGGGCAAAACATCCTTCGACGACTTGCTTACCGTGGACGGCGTGCTATGTGGGAGCTTTAGAGATGCTGCTGAAAGGTTGGGACTCATCGAGGCAGACAACACGCTCGACGACTGTCTTACTGAGGCTGAGCAGTGGGCGATGCCATGTTCTCTTAGGAGGCTCTTCGCAACCATCTTGGTGCACTGCGAGCCAGGCGACGTGCGCGGTTTATGGGATAGGCACCTCGAGCCTATGTCAGATGACTATCGTCGAACACGCACGTCCCCGAACGAGGTGGAGCAGATGGTGTTGCTTGACATTAGGGGTATGTTGCAGTCCATGGGTAAAGACATTGTTGATTTCGCTCTGCCAAGCATCGATGATGCGTTTGACCCAACCGAGGGCGAGGCAAGAGAGGTCATCGAGGAATCAACCGTTGAGTTTGACATGGATGACACTAAATTGGCATCTTCCCTGAACTTGGAGCAGAGGGCCGCATACGACGAGATACTAGCGGCTGTTGAACGCGGTGATGGGGGTGTATTCTTTGTTGATGGCCCTGGAGGTACAGGAAAGACCTTCCTATACAGGGCGATGCTTGCCAAGGTGAGGAGCGATGGCAAGATTGgtatcgctaccgcgacgtcgggCGTCGCCGCTTCTATCATGCCTGGCGGCTGGACTGCCCACTCGAGGTTGAAGATCCCATTGAGTTGCAATGATGGAGCCTCGTGCAGCTTCACCAAGCAGAGTGGGACCGCGAAGCTGCTAAGGATGGCCTCATTGATAATATGGGACGAGGCCAGCATGACGAAGCGACAAGCGGTCGAGGCATTGGACAATAGCATGCGCGACATTATGGGAATACGCGACCGACCCTTTGGAGGAAAGACTGTTGTTTTTGGTGGGGACTTTAGGTAGGTGCTTCCGGTCGTCAGAAGGGGGTCATGGGGCCAGATAATTGATGCAACCCTCCGAAGTTCTCATCTATGGAAGGGTATGCGGCAGCTTCGGCTCATCACCAACATGATGGCTCATAATGACACGTGGTTTGCAGATTACTTGCTAAGGGTCGGCAATGGCACTGAGGATGTCGACGATCAAGGCAACATACTACTCCCTGAAGACATATGTCTGCCGTCTACAGGCGAggttgacgacctggagaagctTATTGACCACGTGTTTCCGAGTCTAGATGACAACATGTCTGATTCGAATTACATGACATCTCGCGCAATCCTTTCCACGACAGACGACAATGTCGACAAGATAAACATCCGCATGATAGAGTGTTTTCATGGAGATGAAGTAATCTATCaaagtttttttttttgcttccGTGAAAGGCACGACCATGTCTTTTGGAAAcggaaaaaaacatgttttttttgcttcgtgagaggcacggttttgcttttgcGAGAGGTGCGGTCGTGCCTTAAAAAACATGTTCTTCTTTTTTTGCTTCCGTGAGAGACACAGTTTTGCTTTCGCGGACGTGCCTCTCAAAAAGGGAAAAACATGTTTTTTCCTTCCGTGAGAGGTACGGTTTTGCTTCtgtgagaggcacggttgtgcctctcgaaaacaaaaaaaataagtTTTTTCCTTCTCTGAGAGGCACGGCTTCCCTACcatgagaggcacggccgtgcctctcgaaaacggaaaaaatatattttctttttttcttttttcacgAGAGGCACGTTTTTTTGTCTTATTTTTTATGAAAATATTAGTCagaacctatcaacatgggatctagttttgaaaatctcgacgtgaggaatccaatggtgaaaatgGTTTGAGATTTGGACACACGATtaaagagataaaacgttttgaataaacgaatctatAAAAAAAGGAAAGTGATGTTTGAAAAGAGTACTCCTCAACTAGTGATTTTTGTATTAAATTGGGTGATACCTATTTGGCGCCCTCAGCGCCCGGTACAGTATATTGGGTGGTCTTGTTTGGCTGAAATCACTAAAGAGCAATCTTTGCAAAGGTCACCCCACCTCTttaggttgcgacaagtggcatGTGTGTCACTTATCGCAACCAGGGAGTTTTCTTTTTTTAGTAGATCCgattattcaaaacgttttatctcttaaaatGTGCATCCAAATCTCGAACCATTTTCACGGTTGGATTCCTCACGTTGAGATTTTCAAAACTAAATACCATGTCGATAGATTTTGACAAATTTTATTTTACAAACAGAAATGAACGGAAAAACCAAACCGGAAGCCCGTTTTTTCCCCTTTCCAAAGAGAGACGCGACTGTGCCTCTCCCGGAAGTAAAATCATGCCTCCACGAGAAGCAAATTCGTGCCTCATATTTTTCTCCCATTTCTGATAGGCATGGCCATacctctcacggaagcaaaatCATGCCTCTCACAGAAccaaaaaaacatgtttttttccttttccgaAAGCACGGCCGTGGCTCTCGCGTAATTAAATCCGTGCCTCTCGCaaaagggaaaaaatattttttttccgCTTTCCAAGAGACATTTGAGGAAGCAAAACGGTGCCTCTCGGAAAAACAAATTTGTGCCTCTCTTGAAAGGAAAAAAAATTGCGCAATTTTTTTTGTGTCCAGAAGTTAAGAAAGACTGGTGGTAACCCAAAAAGCtgcaaataaataaaaaaaagGTCAAGAACAAGTGCGaataaataaaaaaacaaaaatctGAGGGAGCGCCCAGAGTATGACACGTGGTGACGGCTGAGCCCACCCCTGGTCACCCTTGTGAACAAGCGCTCGTTAGTTAGAGTTGCTCTTCCATTTTATGTTTGGAGGTCTTGTTTGACGCCCTCAGCGCCCCTTAGACTAGTTGGCTCTCGCAGACGCCTTGTAGCAGGCTGGCCCAGTAACTTCCTCGAtttagaaaaaagttcatcgtTATTTGAAGAGAAGTTCACAAATTGAAATAGTTCACCTACTTGGGAGAAAAGTTCACAAAATTGAAAtggttcatcgattttgaaaatgGCTCATCGATTTTGGGAAAAAAATCATCGATTTTGAATATCGTTCATcgaatttaaaaaaagttcatcaagtttggaaaaaaagttcacaaaaattggaaaaagttcatcaagtttgatttttttttcatgattttgaaggaaaaaaatcacgaatttaaaaaagttcatcaattttgagaAAAAAGTCATAAAGCAAAAAAAacataaattttaaaaaatcatcaaatttaaAAAAACACTTATTCCAAAAATGGTTCATCAATTTGAAAACAAAATGTCACAAATTAAAGAAAATCTCATGATTTATTATTTAAAAAACATGAATTTTAGAAAGGAAAATAAATGTGTAAAATTAAATAGAAGGAGAAAAATAAATAACATAAGAAAACTAGCCAAACAAAAACGAAAAAAATAGGAACCACTGCTTTTTTCAGTGTCGTATTTAAGAGTAGAAAAGACAATCTAGGCACTAGACTTTGGTTGTCCGACTTGGTTATTCGATCCGATGTACCGAGTTTGAATCGTGTCTAGCGCTAGATTTTTGGAGTTTAAAATGGAGAAAAGAAGGTGAAATGGGTTGGCCCATAGCGGAGGGGGGGTGCGCCGGTTTACAAAATGAACTGTTTGCCTAAAAAAATGAACTGTAACTGATTTGCCCAGTATGTTTTGTTACTTGGCGCACACTGTCCCGCCATCATGGGCTCGGTCCATTTCCTTCTGTGTTTTCTTTCCAAACGTCAAAAAGAGTAGGGAAACATTTGCGGCCGGGGCGCCGGCCGAAATATTCCGCCAGCCGCACGCGGGCCTTGTAATTGATATCGATCGTGTGTCGCCCAAGGCCATGAGCGATTCCTACTCAAACCTTATCCACACCTCATACGAACCGTTTTCCATCTTTCTCTTTCTCCTTCCTCAAGACCGCTCCCTTCTCCATCTATGCCTCATGCGCATCACACCGGCATGACGAGGCTTGCAACTAGGGCGAGCCACGGCAGGGCGGAGAAGACTACAACAACCAGCGCCTCCTCCCTCACCTTTTCCCCTCACAACCCCCTTGGACACCCTCACCTTCTTGCACAAGAGCTGCGACTGACAGTCATCAGAGCTGGAATCAGCTTTTACAGATGCTACAACCATCTTCTTTTCTTGCTAGAACCAACAACTAGCGGTGGTGGAGCTGCGAAAGGCAATCGATGGAGCTGCAATCAGTGATACAAAATGCTACGACCGGAGATGTTTTTCTGGAACCAGAAGGAGAGCGGAGGCTGCAAATGGTGCGGAGAAGCTGCAAAATAGTACCTAAAAATGCTACAACCGGTGTCCAGGAAAGGTACCACCGGCTTCTTCAAAGTTTCAAACAGAGACGAGGAAGCTGGGAGGAGGCCACCACACAAACCAAAAAGCTGCAACCGGCTGCGAGATAGTTGCAATGTGTTTTGTGAATAGCTTCAACCGGGGAGAAAGGGCATGCATGACGTGCTACAGCCGAAGACAATGACATTTTGTTGTTGCAACCATGTTGACTTTTTGCTACCACGCTGATGGCAATTTGCTACATCCATCCGCGTCACATGACGGAGCTACGACCCATGACGGCAAAGATGGCTTTTTGCTGCAATCGTCATCAATTTTTGCTACATCCGGCGAGgatttttgctacatccattcaTGATAGAGATGCGACCCGACCGGGACGGCATGACGCCTCCTTTAGCTACAAGCCATCACCGGCGTCGACTCGGTGCTACAACCACGTTGCTTTTTTGCTTCAATCGGCAACCGCAAAAGCTACTAACTAGTGAGGGCTTTTTGCTACGATGGGCGATGGAGGATGGTGAGCTACTCGGGGGTATCGGGCATGAGCGGTACCAAGCACGCCGGTGAGTTGTGCCCATCGCACACCGGAGCTGCAACCGTCACCATAGGAGCTACAACCCACATGATGCATCTGTTGCATGGGTGCAGTGTATCCAGTGATGAGGAGGGACGGCAAGGTGACTAGGACGACCGGTGAGGACGACGACCAGCGGCAGCGACGGCAAAACATGCATGGCCGATGAGATGGAAGGGAGCGATGACATGCAGAAATGATCTTTTCGTATGAGTGTGTTGACGAAGACAACGACGCATCAGACGGTTCCTATCGAACCAATCGGGTGGCTGCGGGCCGACCGACCCAAATTTGGGAGGATTCGAACTCCAATCGGCCTTGTTCAATCCCCGACCCCAtaacctgttggggaacgtagtaatttcaaaaaatttcctacgcacacgcaagatcatggtgatgcatagcaacgagaggggagagtgttgtccacgtaccctcgtagaccgacagcggaagcgttatcacaacgcggttgatgtagtcgtacgtcttcacgatccgaccgatcaagtaccgaacgtacggcacctccgagttctacacacgttccactcgatgacgtccctcgaactccgatccagccgagtgttgagggagagtttcgtcagcacgacggcatggtgacgatgatgatgttccaccgacgcagggcttcgcctaagctccgcaacggtattatcgaggtgtaatatggtggaggggggcaccgcacacggctaagagatctcaaggatcaattgttgtgtctctggggtgccccctgcccccgtatataaaggagcaagggaggaggaggccggccctaggagggggcgcaccaagtgtggagtcctactaggactccctagtcctagtaggattccacctcccataaggaataggaaaagaggaagggaaaaagagaaggaaggaagggggcgccccccttccctagtccaattcggaccagaccaaggggaggggtgcggccacccttgaggcccttttccttctttcccgtatggcccaataaggcccaatacgtattcccgtaactctccggtactccgaaaaatacccgaatcactcggaacctttccgaagtccgaatatagtcgttcaatatatcgatctttacgtctcgaccatttagagactcctcgtcatgtccccgatctcattcgggactccgaactccttcggtacatcaacatacataaactcataataaaactgtcatcgtaactttaagcgtgcggaccctacgggttcgagaactgtgtagacatgaccgaaacacgtctccggtcaataaccaatagcgggacctggatgcccatattggctcccacatattctatgaagatctttatcggtcagaccgcataacaacatacgttgttccctttgtcaccggtatgttacttgcccgagatttgatcgtcggtatctcgatacctagttcaatctcgttaccggcaagtctctttactcgttccgtaacacatcatcccgcaactaactcattag
The sequence above is a segment of the Aegilops tauschii subsp. strangulata cultivar AL8/78 chromosome 6, Aet v6.0, whole genome shotgun sequence genome. Coding sequences within it:
- the LOC141025723 gene encoding uncharacterized protein is translated as MRAFLTAKCVAVLKKGVIDDEYNPNTIPVSEHFDDIYATEPVLTSVENVEEYNAGIIPVADNVDDTSTTELDGSKLLRIDDAHDSSLSAMSIITLNFGTPVAQHGNGQEPLKFRMLESFENNKDNTTNLQDENEEDTTCEQKAMVSVFFERTKSADQTREQFNAQKRAAYRKKKDEDMVRLQKENQPSLPKTDLILNDTQETNAKTEEELKRDRRNAMRRATYRMKKDRQFQDENANAINLSVYWHIRHDDNAGDIDVFLSDIMGDEPTGPNLMDEEYYMFRNQGSDNDSMDDESEATMTGGNPSEIDPFDFVYSNIPDNTHILKLAANCEHCKARKFESETDGFCCRNGQIELKQPEPVPELVRLWSSMDADSRHFWENIRFFNKHFAFTTLGVSLDENYTNMKSGVYTFRAHVTIYHNVHSFGPSSRPEHLQLYFYDDDPNLNHRKAATNQLDQDVVKMLVDILKENPYSQQFRSLGAHKDNLDDYRIDLNTDKRLDQRRYNRPLSTEVAAIWVEGSDLAKRFDRRITLCGNNNERHSIHVTSGAYDPLSYPLFYPRGELGWHPKLPKRNVPWEVVQHPQLGHDDEEDAEGNSRLCVSVRDYYCYMLQTRPAIFNPILCGARLLQQWAVDMYIKIESCRLRWYRKNQTQIRADLYKGVVDAITSGETRASAVGTRIVLPGTYPGGDRDMKKRHMDAMEIVHTYGKPDIFLTMTCNPKWEEITNELLPGQTAQDRPDIVARVFYGKLEAMKYMLFKKHILGVVVAYVYVVEFQKRGLPHAHFLLIMDSTYKLVVPEQYDRLISAKLPNKQKYPRPFNENTAQGKDSYPVYRRRDDGSCAKVRGKMLDNRWVVPYNPYLLRMFNCHINVEVCSSIKAVKYLYKYIYKGHDKASFSIDQPDADGNIDEIKRYVDARWVTPPEAMWRIFGFPLCANYPLVLQLPLHLPNMHRVAFNAQADLKNVVASENASKSMLTEYFKANQEHPRARHILYKDFPGSFTWQKKKKFWKPRVERFQIGRIVSANPAEGERYYLRVLLNHVTGKTSFDDLLTVDGVLCGSFRDAAERLGLIEADNTLDDCLTEAEQWAMPCSLRRLFATILVHCEPGDVRGLWDRHLEPMSDDYRRTRTSPNEVEQMVLLDIRGMLQSMGKDIVDFALPSIDDAFDPTEGEAREVIEESTVEFDMDDTKLASSLNLEQRAAYDEILAAVERGDGGVFFVDGPGGTGKTFLYRAMLAKVRSDGKIGIATATSGVAASIMPGGWTAHSRLKIPLSCNDGASCSFTKQSGTAKLLRMASLIIWDEASMTKRQAVEALDNSMRDIMGIRDRPFGGKTVVFGGDFR